From the Phycisphaerales bacterium AB-hyl4 genome, one window contains:
- a CDS encoding plasmid replication initiation factor, which translates to MASSVTRHTPITGPDDWTLLNCGLDSLDLGVYVAWGERWPQLLADLEQRRSEAEHTSGIRWRDMIDGPVLILPSGKPPMYRFHLQSADFHLYIGKRQTPFKQTPNLYVSFTAHALWRLGPAQAVEQFVAFVAELGGEILGMRVSRSDLCADFLIPGGVSLDFIRSHRVSLSEKTRDHCDGDVLESFYVGQKGAPTQLRIYDKAREVLAGGTKMWFLDLWGLDACRDVWRVEYQLRRTPLKAFAIHCPADLSAKLAGLWSYLTEQWASLRLPVGTNTSRRPVHPWWQAVQLCAERFGEPCQLQRVRSDDQLAQVDWYVTHIGGCLVGLGVRLGVDELDHLLLVLSGLLGQYWQEGEFEQRYLRKAIQHGIPIKPEQEGEADDAQQQ; encoded by the coding sequence ATGGCGAGTTCTGTAACACGCCATACTCCAATTACAGGACCTGACGACTGGACACTGCTGAACTGTGGCCTCGACTCACTCGACCTGGGCGTTTACGTCGCGTGGGGCGAGCGCTGGCCGCAGCTCCTGGCTGACCTGGAACAGCGGCGCAGCGAAGCCGAGCACACCAGCGGCATCCGTTGGCGTGACATGATCGACGGGCCGGTGCTCATCCTGCCATCTGGCAAGCCGCCGATGTATCGCTTCCACCTGCAGTCGGCCGACTTTCACCTATACATCGGCAAGCGGCAAACGCCTTTCAAGCAAACGCCGAACCTCTATGTTTCGTTCACTGCTCATGCGCTGTGGCGACTCGGGCCGGCCCAGGCCGTCGAGCAGTTCGTCGCCTTCGTCGCCGAGCTGGGCGGGGAAATCCTCGGTATGCGTGTCAGTCGGTCCGACCTCTGCGCTGATTTCCTGATCCCCGGCGGCGTAAGCCTCGACTTCATCCGGTCGCATCGTGTCAGCCTGAGTGAAAAAACCCGCGACCACTGCGACGGTGACGTGCTCGAATCCTTCTATGTCGGCCAGAAGGGCGCGCCGACGCAACTGCGCATCTACGACAAAGCAAGGGAAGTGCTCGCCGGCGGTACGAAGATGTGGTTTCTCGATCTCTGGGGCCTGGACGCCTGCCGTGATGTGTGGCGAGTGGAGTACCAGCTTCGGCGAACACCGTTAAAAGCGTTCGCGATTCACTGCCCCGCCGACCTGTCGGCGAAGCTGGCCGGGCTGTGGTCCTACCTCACCGAGCAATGGGCGTCGCTGCGCTTGCCGGTCGGCACGAACACCAGCCGTCGGCCGGTGCATCCGTGGTGGCAGGCGGTCCAGTTGTGCGCCGAGCGCTTCGGCGAGCCGTGCCAACTCCAACGCGTGCGATCGGACGATCAACTCGCCCAGGTGGATTGGTACGTCACGCATATCGGCGGCTGCCTCGTCGGCCTGGGCGTGCGCCTCGGCGTCGACGAGCTCGACCACCTGCTGCTCGTGCTCTCGGGCCTGCTCGGCCAGTACTGGCAAGAAGGTGAGTTCGAACAGCGCTACCTCCGCAAGGCAATTCAGCATGGCATCCCCATCAAGCCGGAGCAGGAGGGCGAAGCCGATGACGCGCAGCAGCAATGA
- a CDS encoding NACHT domain-containing NTPase: MSLSSYVTVTIGAAVAKALLAAWVRDHTIVNAAGGGLIDMLKAKTDDLLAQRRGHRQLSDIGERVAEQVYELFEREGASLDEPSKKAVAHGIADTISNTDISSTLLASTDLDPDHLYNILLAQKPGGLHFGSIETHLYERALRELSTLTIDIASQLPAFSERTFAEVLKRQSSLINTADQILDEVRRLRDLARDENADLRAATFDVEYRRSVVRTLDYLELFGADLSTTSRRHRLSVAYITLSVLPDERTENEEIEEPEEDGNAVISSNSTQDQTVPADEVLREHNRLIIKGIAGSGKTTFLQWLAVKVAGQELPEGLAKWRAKTPFFVRLRAFSDHLLPAPEDFPKLIAPSIAGAMPHGWVHQVFQRGDAVLLIDGVDEISQSRRTDVRKWLEDLVGSYPDTKVVVTARPEAIDPQWLKDLDFAEADLQPMGSADIANFIEHWHDAVRQELEGTQGQQQLEFLASNLHNVLKFNRPLRQLASTPLLCAMLCALHRDRNQQLPNDRIELYEACCTMLLERRDIERHIAIPGYPKLTLRQKRALLEDLSYWLLENGWAEISNEEAKARLAQQITHMPSLPSIATGETVLQYLLDRTGLLRQPASGKIDFTHRTFQEFLAAHRAAHEGDWGVLVKHAHLDSWAQVIMMAAGLGNDTFRSSLLGGIVQRGDRELGQRHQLHLLAVACLDTCVSISEEIQKSVQNRLGALVPPANMTEARALASAGDLAVPYLKTCWKENARPAAASVRSLAEIGTESAFAALTQYTNERRATVIRELLRAWDSFDRESYAKEVVSSILSGRHSFVCDDVADFSGFQYFNSLRRLRVLNCWSAPTLSPLRDLPRLESLRLSRNSRIENLEDLRGLSHLTSLALSHFRALKDIEGLTSLPSLQVLGLNGTGPAIDLEPLGLLHNLKELSLLYTFPGEAHYLSSLTQLKRLSLSDGSDIPGSVFRSLASLEGIHVHYSHISVVMEMLRNAQSVQATDLTACKFHDDIRFTDAISRIRALSIRFPENLDTLAGIEKAEGLTQLMLGYASQVADLGPVSSLRKLERIAILGCPLIDDLTPLERLPKLKEIRLGNSAGFKTVPASLRSKIQAGSLW, encoded by the coding sequence ATGAGTCTGTCAAGTTACGTTACCGTTACGATCGGCGCGGCTGTCGCCAAAGCTCTACTCGCGGCTTGGGTTCGCGACCACACAATCGTGAACGCGGCAGGCGGCGGGCTCATCGACATGTTGAAAGCGAAAACCGACGATCTGCTTGCTCAAAGGAGAGGACACCGACAATTATCTGATATTGGAGAACGAGTGGCCGAGCAGGTGTATGAACTGTTCGAGCGTGAGGGAGCTTCGCTGGATGAGCCATCCAAAAAGGCGGTTGCGCACGGAATAGCAGACACTATTTCCAATACCGATATTTCAAGCACACTGTTGGCATCCACTGACCTTGACCCGGACCACCTTTATAATATTCTCCTCGCTCAAAAGCCGGGGGGGCTACATTTTGGATCGATTGAAACCCATCTATACGAACGTGCGCTACGAGAACTTAGCACTCTTACTATTGATATAGCTTCACAGTTGCCGGCCTTTTCCGAACGCACTTTCGCCGAAGTTCTCAAAAGGCAATCTTCACTTATCAACACCGCCGACCAAATACTCGATGAGGTGCGTCGCCTTCGCGATCTTGCTCGTGATGAAAACGCGGATCTCCGAGCAGCTACTTTTGATGTAGAGTATCGGCGGTCCGTCGTTCGTACTTTGGACTATTTAGAGTTGTTTGGGGCAGACCTCTCCACCACTAGCAGACGCCACCGTCTTAGCGTTGCTTATATCACGCTATCCGTACTTCCTGACGAGCGTACCGAGAACGAAGAAATCGAAGAACCTGAGGAAGATGGGAATGCCGTAATCTCGTCAAACTCGACTCAAGATCAAACTGTCCCTGCCGATGAGGTTCTACGGGAACACAATCGGTTAATCATCAAGGGAATAGCCGGATCTGGAAAAACCACGTTTCTGCAGTGGCTCGCTGTGAAAGTTGCTGGCCAGGAACTTCCGGAGGGGCTCGCCAAATGGCGAGCGAAGACTCCGTTCTTCGTTCGACTCAGAGCATTCAGCGACCATCTGCTTCCTGCCCCTGAAGACTTTCCAAAGTTAATTGCCCCTTCTATCGCAGGCGCAATGCCTCATGGGTGGGTACATCAGGTTTTCCAAAGAGGTGACGCGGTCTTACTCATTGATGGGGTAGATGAGATTTCGCAATCGCGCCGCACTGATGTAAGGAAGTGGCTCGAGGATCTTGTCGGCTCATACCCTGACACGAAGGTCGTTGTAACTGCTCGCCCTGAAGCTATCGATCCTCAATGGCTAAAGGACTTAGATTTTGCTGAAGCAGATTTGCAGCCGATGGGCTCGGCTGATATTGCCAATTTTATTGAGCATTGGCACGATGCTGTGCGACAAGAGCTTGAGGGCACGCAGGGACAACAGCAACTTGAGTTTCTTGCTAGCAATCTTCATAACGTTTTGAAGTTTAATCGCCCCCTCCGGCAGCTTGCGTCTACACCTCTCTTGTGTGCCATGTTATGTGCATTGCACCGTGATCGGAATCAACAGCTACCAAACGACAGAATTGAACTGTATGAAGCCTGCTGCACTATGTTGCTTGAACGTCGTGATATCGAACGACACATTGCTATACCAGGTTATCCCAAATTGACGCTTCGCCAGAAACGAGCGCTTCTTGAAGATCTGAGTTACTGGCTATTAGAAAATGGGTGGGCCGAGATTTCGAATGAAGAGGCGAAGGCTCGGCTCGCACAGCAGATTACGCACATGCCAAGCCTCCCCTCTATTGCAACGGGTGAAACTGTATTGCAATATCTTTTGGACCGGACTGGGCTGCTACGTCAGCCCGCTTCGGGCAAAATAGATTTCACCCACCGAACATTCCAAGAATTCCTTGCTGCTCACCGTGCTGCGCATGAAGGCGACTGGGGAGTGCTTGTCAAGCATGCTCATCTCGATTCGTGGGCCCAAGTCATCATGATGGCTGCTGGGCTTGGAAATGATACATTTCGGTCCTCATTACTTGGGGGCATCGTGCAGCGAGGTGACCGTGAGCTAGGCCAGCGCCATCAACTCCACCTCTTAGCAGTTGCATGCCTCGATACCTGCGTATCGATTTCAGAAGAGATTCAGAAGTCAGTTCAAAATCGACTAGGCGCTTTAGTGCCGCCTGCCAACATGACGGAAGCTCGTGCACTGGCATCCGCCGGAGACCTTGCCGTGCCATACCTGAAAACGTGTTGGAAAGAGAATGCAAGGCCAGCTGCAGCGAGTGTTCGATCTCTGGCAGAAATCGGAACAGAGAGTGCGTTTGCTGCCCTCACACAATATACAAACGAACGACGAGCAACAGTTATTCGGGAACTACTTCGCGCCTGGGATAGTTTTGACCGCGAATCTTATGCGAAGGAGGTAGTATCCAGCATCCTATCTGGGCGTCACTCGTTTGTCTGTGATGATGTGGCCGATTTTTCCGGGTTCCAGTATTTTAACTCACTTCGAAGATTACGCGTTTTAAATTGCTGGTCAGCACCTACCCTCTCTCCGCTACGCGATCTCCCACGCCTAGAATCGTTGCGCCTATCACGCAATAGCCGCATCGAAAACTTGGAAGACTTACGAGGCCTAAGCCATTTGACGTCACTTGCCCTCAGCCACTTTCGGGCTCTTAAAGATATCGAGGGGCTGACGTCGCTACCGTCGCTACAGGTGCTCGGTCTCAATGGCACTGGGCCGGCGATTGATCTTGAGCCGCTGGGTTTATTGCATAATTTGAAAGAACTAAGCCTTCTCTATACATTTCCCGGCGAGGCACACTATCTCTCCTCCTTGACCCAATTGAAAAGGCTGTCACTTTCGGATGGTAGCGACATTCCCGGAAGCGTGTTTAGAAGCCTAGCCTCACTAGAAGGTATTCATGTTCATTATTCACACATATCCGTCGTAATGGAGATGCTACGCAACGCACAGTCAGTCCAGGCTACGGATCTCACTGCGTGTAAGTTTCATGACGATATAAGATTTACCGATGCAATTAGCCGTATTCGCGCGCTTTCGATTCGATTTCCGGAGAATCTAGATACATTGGCAGGTATTGAGAAGGCTGAAGGGCTAACGCAGTTGATGTTGGGATATGCTAGTCAGGTTGCCGATTTAGGTCCAGTTAGCAGCTTAAGGAAGCTGGAACGCATAGCAATTCTAGGATGCCCGCTAATCGATGATTTAACCCCCTTGGAAAGGCTGCCGAAACTGAAAGAAATTAGACTAGGAAATTCAGCTGGTTTTAAAACAGTTCCGGCATCATTAAGAAGCAAGATTCAAGCTGGCTCACTTTGGTAA